The nucleotide window TGTACCCACGCTATCGTCCACAAACGCGGTTACTCCCGTTTCGCTTCGTCTCCTATAAATCTTCCCACCCTCGTTTCAGCGGCCTCCAAATCAAATCGGTGTACAGCTGCATCCTCATCCCCTCGTCCCCTTTCTATTTCCTCCTCACTTGAGCTGCTGCATTCGATTCGGCCATGTAAATGGAAGAGCAATAATAGGAGGCGTAAGCGGGCCGGAGTTATGAAGGACGGCGAAGGTGGCGGAATCCACAAGGGGGACACCGATCGCAAACCCCTTGCTCCCAATAACATTAAGGCCCCCTCCGTGTGGGGCGTTCTCGCCGGCGGCGGTCACCACCACCGCCGCAATACGAAGCCCTCGCTGCATTCCTGGCCCTCCAGCGACTGTAAGTCATTCTTTCTTTTGTACCGGCTCCTCTTGTTCCTCCTCCTCTCTGTTCTTCTCCTGTACTTCCTGTATACCTACAATCTCCTCTTCGCCCCCTTGCCTTCCTGTCCcatctcctcctccaccgccgcaGTAGCCACCGACGATGTCAtccacctctcctcctcctccgccaccaaCTTTTCCACCAATGTTGGCAATCGTACCCGCGCCGACGTAGCCAGCTCGTCGCCGTCGATGCCGGTGCCGACGTCTCCTTCCCTCTCCTCTGCCGCAGCCGCCTCTACCGCCACGGGGTTGCAGCATATCGTGTTCGGCATCGCGGCCTCCTCCAAACTCTGGGAGAAGCGCAAGTCCTACATCAAGCTCTGGTGGCAGCCCCGCCGGATGCGCGGCTTCGTCTGGGTAGACAAACCCGTTAAGGAGCTGAACTCCACCGATCCCAGCCTCCCCGTCCTCAAGATCTCCGGCGACACGTCCCGGTTCCCCTACACTCACCGGAAGGGCGATCGCTCGGCCATCCGCATCTCCCGTATCGTGTCCGAGACGTTTCGCCTCGGCCTCCCCAACGTGCGGTGGTTCGTCATGGGGGACGATGATACCGTCTTCCTCCCCGACAATCTCGCCCGCGTCCTCTCCCGTTTCGACCACCGTCAACCCTACTATATCGGCTCCCTTTCTGAGTCTCATCTACAGAACATCTACTTGTCCTACAACATGGCCTACGGCGGCGGGGGGTTCGCCATCAGCGCCCCTCTCGCGGCCGCCCTCGCCAGGGTCCAGGACCGCTGCCTCCACCGCTACCCGGCCCTCTACGGCAGTGACGACCGGATCCAGGCATGCATGGCAGAGCTCGGCGTACCACTCACCCGCCACCCCGGCTTCCACCAGTACGACGTCTACGGCGATCTCCTGGGCCTCCTCGCCGCTCACCCCGTCGCGCCGCTCGTCACCCTCCACCACCTCGACGTCGTCCAGCCCCTCTTCCCTGGCGCCGTCTCCCGGACCGCCGCCCTGCGCCGCCTCTTCGACGGCCCCGTCCGCCTCGACTCCGCGGGCGTAACGCAGCAATCCATCTGCTACGAGGGGCGGCGGCTCTGGACGGTCTCGGTGGCATGGGGCTTCGCCGTGACGCTGGTGCGCGGGGTGATGTCGCCGCGGGAGATGGAGACGCCGACCCGGACGTTCCTCAACTGGTTCCCCCGCGCGGACTACACGGCCTACGCTTTCAACACCCGGCCGGTGGCGCGCAACCCGTGCCAGAAGCCCTTCGTGTACTACCTCACCTCCGCCCGCTACGATGACGCCCACCGGACCACCGTCACCGAGTACGAGCGCCACCGCCAGTCCCACCCGCTGTGTCGATGGCGGATGGCCGACCCTTCGGCGCTCGTGGACCGCATCGTCGTGTACAAGAAGCCCGACCCCGGCCTCTGGGACAGGGTCAGTGTGACCGACCCACGCACTCCTCCGTCCTCCTTAATTAATCGATCATTACTTGTTGTTTATTCCAAAACCACCATTAATTAGCGACTAATCCCTTCCTACTGCGAACTCCCATTAGAATGTTTCGTGGTCACCCCGTCATTACTTACTGTGACACATCTGGCAGGCGCCGAGGAGGAATTGTTGCAGGGTATTGTCGTCGCCGAAGGATGGGAAGAGGCGAGACGGGTCGATGGTGATCGACGTCGGAATGTGCCGAGATGGCGAGATCAGCCAGATCAATAAGCAGTAAcgttagtctctctctctctctctctctctctctctctctctctctctctctctcacacgctCTTTCTAATTCGCCTACCAACTGTTTGTAGTTATGACAAGATGCTTTGTATGCTTAAAAATAGAGATTCCGAAGCTCTTCTGAGCTCTTTTGCTCCACCGTCTCGTCGTCGGGGGGATTGAGTTGGAAACAGAACACGATCACACACGCCGTGTTCGGTGGGGAGGGTTGTCGTAGAGAGGTTGGGTCTTCACGTGCGGGCACTGTGAGGGCGTGGTGAAATGGGGCCCCATGAGTTCGACGCAGCAGATGCAAGCGCTGCGTTTGTGGAGGAGATCGCCATCATCGTTTTTTTAGGTTTTTATCAACTAAGTTAATTGATACCTTTAATGGAACATAGATTGATGATAAATCCAACAGTTTTAGGTGATGGTGGAAATGTGAGGTGGTCAAGTTTGATCatatttgtaataattttctatcGGTCTGATCAAGtttgattaatttttaatatgaaaTAAAACGAGCCTCTGATAGGTGCTCAAATCAAATTCGATTGCCTGTCACGTCAATGGTCTTGCAAAGCCAACTGGTTTTGGGATCATCTTAGTTGCAAGATGAGGCCGAGGAAGGGATTCGATTTTGGCAAGTTGAGTCAGCATTCAGTCACAGACGTGGTGTTGATGTGGCATTCTTCAATTGTCGATGAATAAGGTTGGTGCCAAGGGTTTTTTTCTACTTTTAGTGTTTGCTTTGGTCTATTTGACTCAACTCGAATAATTTTCATGAGTCAATTTATTGGATTTGGAATAGGCATTTGAGGTTTGGTTAGGGCAGTAAAGACCAGTAGCTCGTGGGcgaaagggttgaaggagatcgCGTAAGACCGGCAGACACTGAGAGGACGGAATAGTGAGGAAGGTGGGTCCCAAGGAGTAGAAAGTGCTGGTGGGGAACCTGGGGAAGGTCGCCCCGTCGTCTTTTCCGCTCCGGAAGCCTGCCGCGTGGCCGCGGTGCTCCAAAGCCAGCCTGAGCGCGCCGCGTTGTACCTCACCGTGGCGGGAACACCTGTCCGACGACGCGCCGCAGAAAGTGCGGCAGAGCCCATCTGAAAATTACGGTGGGTACGTGAGTCTAGTGACGGTGGTGAAGCTGACGACGGGCCGCGGGGGTTCGTTCGGACACGGATCCATCAGCCACCCTGGCCTCGCGATTCTTTCTCAACGGAACGCACACAGACAACGTCCAGTTGTTTTGAACTATACACACATTTAACTTAATTACCAAAACTTGAGGGATTAGATTGTTAAGGGATTAGTTTCGTGACCtattcgtctctctctctcatgtcagTCTCAAGTGAGCTCAAGATCAAACACGGTTTCTCGTGATTCTCTGACAAAGCTATATGGGTGTCAAGTGTGGTGACTATCTCCTCCATTATTAAACGGCGTACCTTTTGAGGTGTTTCGCATGTTGCCTCCGGACACGTGAAGCATCAAAAGTAGAGGACAGATGGGGGAGTGGTTTATGATTTCCATAGTATAAACTCTTAGAATAGCGGATTCATTTCCATAGTTGAGTCTATAGCATCATTAGTTTTCCCTTTCATCTGATTCAAGTTTCACAAGTTGGATTCATTTCGACCATTTGTTTGTTGATGTACATATGTTATTAACAGAAAACACAGTTAGAGAATCA belongs to Musa acuminata AAA Group cultivar baxijiao chromosome BXJ1-11, Cavendish_Baxijiao_AAA, whole genome shotgun sequence and includes:
- the LOC103971705 gene encoding uncharacterized protein LOC103971705, giving the protein MKDGEGGGIHKGDTDRKPLAPNNIKAPSVWGVLAGGGHHHRRNTKPSLHSWPSSDCKSFFLLYRLLLFLLLSVLLLYFLYTYNLLFAPLPSCPISSSTAAVATDDVIHLSSSSATNFSTNVGNRTRADVASSSPSMPVPTSPSLSSAAAASTATGLQHIVFGIAASSKLWEKRKSYIKLWWQPRRMRGFVWVDKPVKELNSTDPSLPVLKISGDTSRFPYTHRKGDRSAIRISRIVSETFRLGLPNVRWFVMGDDDTVFLPDNLARVLSRFDHRQPYYIGSLSESHLQNIYLSYNMAYGGGGFAISAPLAAALARVQDRCLHRYPALYGSDDRIQACMAELGVPLTRHPGFHQYDVYGDLLGLLAAHPVAPLVTLHHLDVVQPLFPGAVSRTAALRRLFDGPVRLDSAGVTQQSICYEGRRLWTVSVAWGFAVTLVRGVMSPREMETPTRTFLNWFPRADYTAYAFNTRPVARNPCQKPFVYYLTSARYDDAHRTTVTEYERHRQSHPLCRWRMADPSALVDRIVVYKKPDPGLWDRAPRRNCCRVLSSPKDGKRRDGSMVIDVGMCRDGEISQINKQ